A region of Paenimyroides aestuarii DNA encodes the following proteins:
- a CDS encoding Lrp/AsnC family transcriptional regulator translates to MKLDETDLKLVALLQKNCKQTTKELADQLQLSTTAVYERIKKLEKQQIITDYVAIVNKDKINRSFMAISHIKIKSHSKDAILRFEKKIHEIPEVLECFHVSGEYDYILKIGVADMEAYREFMLSKLTTMEEVQSTHSMFVIKEVKNLKTYEIL, encoded by the coding sequence ATGAAATTAGACGAAACAGATTTAAAATTAGTGGCATTGCTACAAAAAAATTGCAAGCAAACCACAAAAGAACTTGCAGACCAATTGCAACTTTCTACCACCGCTGTATATGAACGCATTAAGAAATTAGAAAAGCAACAAATTATTACCGATTATGTGGCAATTGTGAATAAAGATAAAATCAATCGCAGTTTTATGGCGATTTCTCACATAAAAATTAAATCGCATTCAAAAGATGCCATTTTGCGCTTTGAAAAGAAAATACATGAAATTCCTGAGGTTTTAGAGTGTTTTCATGTGAGTGGTGAGTATGATTATATTTTAAAAATTGGTGTTGCAGATATGGAAGCTTATCGCGAGTTTATGCTTTCTAAACTCACAACGATGGAAGAGGTTCAAAGCACACACAGCATGTTTGTTATTAAAGAAGTGAAGAATTTGAAAACCTATGAGATTTTATAG